One genomic window of Phaenicophaeus curvirostris isolate KB17595 chromosome 21, BPBGC_Pcur_1.0, whole genome shotgun sequence includes the following:
- the SARM1 gene encoding NAD(+) hydrolase SARM1: protein MPMVLALLVSLYKLCRFFAMAGAERLVVPECVSRAANWASGGSSREPREVSPGVNSDVRAALERILPAVQRALAAAKQAASPAEMDEAIAQVFQLVEEAWGMPTLGRDVAKALCDAIRLEGGLDLLLNLLYTADLETKCQAGKLLEQILVAENRDRIARIGLGVILNLAKERDVPQLAQSVSGILEHMFKHTEETCFQLISDGGLDAILYWCRWTDPVVLRHCAMALANCAMYGGQANQRLMIEKRTAEWLFPLVFSRDDDLIRLHACLAITVLATNKEIEKEVERSGTLALVEPFIASLDPEQFACEMLGSSNNSQGRTADDLQRLVLLLDSSRLEAQCIAAFYLCTEAAIKTRQKKTQIFSEIGATQSLKRVVCYSTSSTTSSLAKKVLRMIGEEVPRRILPTVPNWKPCEVQTWLQQIGFNKYCQRFLDHQVDGDILLRLTEEELQEDLGMDSSITRKRFFRELTELKTFTNYSTCDHSNLADWLGSVDPKFRQYTYNLLTCGINRNFLHRVTEQQLQDDCHINMGFHRVRILTAAREMLHSPITLQTASDGTDVFISYRRSTGSQLASLLKVHLQLHGFSVFIDVEKLEAGKFEDKLVQSVLSARNFVLVLSPNALDKCMRDPECKDWVHKEIVTALNSGKNIVPVTDHFEWPDPETLPKDMRAVLKFNGIKWSHEYQEATIDKIIRFLQGRSSRDSSAGSENGLDCLASLGQS from the exons ATGCCGATGGTGCTCGCCCTCCTCGTCTCCCTCTACAAGCTCTGCCGGTTCTTTGCCATGGCGGGCGCGGAGAGGCTGGTGGTGCCCGAGTGCGTGAGCCGAGCGGCCAACTGGGCGAGCGGGGGCAGCTCCAGGGAGCCCCGCGAGGTCTCCCCGGGGGTCAACAGCGACGTGCGGGCAGCCCTGGAGCGGATCCTGCCCGCGGTGCAACGCGCCCTCGCCGCGGCCAAGCAGGCGGCCAGCCCCGCGGAGATGGACGAGGCCATCGCCCAGGTCTTCCAGCTGGTGGAGGAAGCCTGGGGGATGCCCACGCTGGGCAGGGACGTGGCCAAAGCGCTGTGCGACGCCATCCGGCTGGAGGGGGgcctggacctgctgctgaACCTGCTCTACACGGCAGACCTGGAGACCAAGTGCCAGGCGGGGAAACTCCTGGAGCAGATCCTGGTGGCAGAAAACAG GGATCGGATCGCTCGGATAGGTCTGGGAGTGATCCTGAACTTAGCCAAGGAGCGAGATGTTCCCCAGCTGGCACAGAGCGTCTCCGGCATCCTGGAGCATATGTTCAAACACACCGAGGAGACCTGTTTCCAGCTGATCTCCGATGGAGGTCTGGATGCCATCCTCTACTGGTGCCGCTGGACAGACCCCGTCGTGCTGCGGCACTGCGCCATGGCCTTGGCCAACTGCGCCATGTACGGAGGGCAGGCTAACCAGCGCCTGATGATCGAGAAGAGGACGGCGGAGTGGCTTTTCCCACTGGTGTTCTCGAGGGACGATGATCTAATCCGCCTCCACGCGTGCCTGGCCATCACGGTGCTGGCCACCAACAAAGAAATCGAGAAGGAGGTGGAGCGCTCGGGGACGCTGGCGCTGGTGGAGCCGTTCATCGCCTCGCTGGATCCAGAGCAGTTTGCGTGCGagatgctggggagcagcaaCAACAGCCAGGGGAGGACGGCGGACGACCTGCAGCGCTTGGTCCTCTTGCTGGACAGCTCGCGGCTGGAAGCCCAGTGCATCGCTGCCTTCTACCTCTGCACAGAGGCTGCCATCAAAAccagacagaagaaaacacag attttcagtgaaattggGGCCACGCAGAGCCTGAAGAGGGTAGTGTGCTactccaccagcagcaccacctCCTCCCTGGCCAAGAAGGTGCTGCGCATGATAGGGGAGGAGGTTCCTCGGCGCATCCTGCCCACAGTGCCCAACTGGAAGCCCTGTGAGGTGCAGACGTGGCTGCAGCAGATTGGATTCAACAAATACTGCCAGAGATTCCTG GACCACCAGGTGGATGGAGACATTCTTCTGAGACTGAcagaggaggagctgcaggaggactTGGGGATGGACTCCAGCATCACTCGGAAGAG GTTTTTCCGGGAGCTGACGGAGCTGAAGACCTTCACCAACTATTCCACCTGCGACCACAGCAACCTGGCCGACTGGCTGGGCAGCGTCGACCCCAAGTTCCGTCAGTACACGTACAACCTGCTGACGTGCGGCATCAACCGCAACTTCTTGCACCGGGTGACGGAGCAACAGCTGCAGGACGATTGCCACATCAACATGGGCTTCCACCGCGTCCGCATCCTCACTGCCGCAAGGG AAATGCTGCACTCCCCTATAACGCTGCAAACTGCATCTGATGGGACCGATGTATTTATCAGCTACCGGAGAAGCACCGGCTCGCAGCTGGCCAG CCTGCTCAAGGTCCACCTGCAGCTGCACGGCTTCAGCGTGTTCATCGACGTGGAGAAGCTGGAGGCAGGGAAGTTTGAGGACAAGCTGGTCCAGAGCGTCCTGAGCGCCCGCAATTTTGTGCTGGTCCTCTCCCCAAACGCGCTGGATAAATGCATGAGAGACCCCGAGTGCAAGGACTGGGTGCACAAG GAGATTGTGACAGCCCTGAACTCTGGAAAGAACATCGTACCTGTTACAGACCATTTTGAGTGGCCAGACCCAGAAACGCTTCCCAAGGACATGAGGGCTGTCCTGAAATTTAACGGTATCAA GTGGTCCCACGAGTACCAGGAGGCCACAATCGACAAAATCATCCGCTTTCTCCAGGGTCGTTCCTCCCGAGACTCCTCGGCTGGGTCAGAGAACGGCCTGGACTGCTTGGCCTCCCTGGGGCAGAGCTAG
- the VTN gene encoding vitronectin — protein sequence MRLLFPALVLALLAAVHAAEDSCVGHCDEGFNVQRKCQCDTLCVYYQSCCSDYSTACKAKVTRGDVFALPEDDYLDYNFTVDFATVADTAEPPTEVPTSLFPEQPTLETDPEEAPTEAPVEELPYTTQDELEEPEELCSGKPFDAFTDLKNGSLYAFRGKYFYELDKTSVLPHYPKLISDVWGIEGPIDAAFTRINCQGKTYLFKGSQYWRFDDGALDPGYPRDISEGFEGIPNNIDAAFALPAHNYRGNERVYFFKDKYYWSYDFANQPTQADCEKSSPSSVFKHYAFMNRDSWEDVFHILFGGRMVGASRRRYISQDWRGVPSRLDAAMAGRIYVASQQPRRRKSRRQRKRYKNNRSLNLGFWTWLQNDSDSTDVENDWLSGSKCETLQSVYFFVGDKYYRVNLRTKRVDVVQPRYPRSIAQYWLKCPQPGEESV from the exons ATGAGGCTGCTCTTCCCTGCTCTCGTCCTGGCCCTGCTTGCTGCCGTCCACGCTGCGGAAG ACTCCTGCGTGGGCCATTGCGATGAGGGCTTCAACGTGCAGCGCAAGTGCCAGTGCGACACCCTCTGCGTGTACtaccagagctgctgcagcgaCTACTCCACAGCCTGCAAAGCCAAAG TGACCCGAGGAGACGTGTTCGCCTTGCCGGAGGATGACTACCTCGACTACAACTTCACCGTCGACTTCGCCACGGTAGCGGACACGGCAGAACCCCCCACAGAAGTGCCCACGTCCCTGTTCCCGGAGCAGCCCACGCTGGAGACGGACCCCGAGGAGGCACCAACGGAGGCGCCCGTGGAGGAGCTGCCCTACACCACGCAGGATGAGTTGGAGGAGCCCGAGGAGCTGTGCAGCGGGAAGCCTTTCGATGCCTTCACCGACCTGAAGAACGGTTCCCTCTACGCTTTCCGAG ggaagtacTTCTATGAGCTGGACAAGACGAGCGTGCTGCCTCACTACCCCAAGCTCATCAGCGATGTCTGGGGCATCGAGGGCCCCATCGATGCAGCCTTCACACGCATCAACTGTCAGGGCAAGACTTACCTGTTCAAG ggcagccagTACTGGCGCTTTGATGATGGAGCCCTGGACCCTGGCTACCCCCGTGACATCTCCGAGGGCTTTGAAGGCATCCCGAACAACATCGACGCAGCCTTCGCCCTCCCCGCACACAACTACCGCGGCAATGAGAGAGTCTATTTCTTCAAGG ACAAGTACTACTGGTCCTACGACTTCGCAAACCAGCCCACGCAGGCCGACTGCGAGAAGTCCTCCCCCTCGTCCGTGTTCAAACACTACGCGTTCATGAACCGCGACAGCTGGGAGGACGTCTTCCACATCCTCTTTGGCGGCAGGATGG TTGGGGCGAGCAGGCGGCGGTACATCAGCCAGGACTGGCGCGGGGTGCCCAGCCGGCTGGACGCGGCCATGGCCGGCAGGATCTACGTGGCCTCCCAGCAGCCGCGGAGGAGGAAGTCTCGCCGCCAGCGCAAGAGGTACAAGAACAACCGCTCGCTGAACTTGGGGTTCTGGACCTGGCTGCAAAATGATTCCGACTCCACGGATGTCGAGAACGACTGGCTGTCAGGATCCAAGTGCGAGACCCTCCAGAGCGTCTACTTCTTTGTTGGAG